The Nonlabens spongiae genome contains a region encoding:
- the thiL gene encoding thiamine-phosphate kinase, whose amino-acid sequence MIEDKNPQRTPVEQLGEFGLIDHITQNLEIGNESTLTGIGDDAAVIHHNEATVITTDMLVEGVHFDLSYVPLKHLGYKAVIVNLSDVYAMNAVAKQITVSIAISNRFPVEAVQELYEGVKLACKIYGVDLIGGDTTASTSGLIISITALGEQKKEDIAKRSGVQDGDLLVVSGDLGAAYMGLQILEREKAVFKENPQNQPDIEAYTYLIERQLKPEARKDIPELLRKLDVKPTAMIDLSDGLSSEIIHLCKSSEVGMTIYEEKIPLDPTVINACEEFNLDSTTIALSGGEDYELLFTISQNDYEKIKGNPNLTVIGHALPASSGMHLVTRGGEQVEIKALGWNSFNETGE is encoded by the coding sequence ATGATAGAAGACAAAAATCCACAACGCACTCCCGTGGAGCAATTGGGAGAATTTGGGCTGATCGACCATATTACCCAAAACCTTGAGATCGGTAATGAAAGTACACTTACGGGCATAGGTGATGACGCTGCAGTGATCCATCATAACGAGGCCACCGTGATCACCACTGATATGCTGGTGGAAGGCGTACACTTTGATTTGAGCTATGTACCTCTCAAACATTTAGGTTATAAGGCGGTCATCGTAAATCTATCTGACGTTTATGCCATGAACGCCGTTGCAAAACAGATTACCGTTTCTATCGCAATTTCTAATAGATTTCCTGTAGAAGCAGTTCAGGAGTTGTATGAGGGTGTGAAACTGGCTTGTAAGATTTATGGGGTGGACTTGATAGGTGGAGACACCACAGCGTCTACTTCTGGTCTCATAATTTCTATAACCGCACTGGGCGAGCAAAAGAAGGAAGACATCGCTAAAAGATCAGGAGTTCAGGATGGCGATCTACTCGTGGTTTCTGGAGATCTGGGCGCTGCTTACATGGGATTGCAGATCCTAGAAAGAGAAAAAGCGGTTTTTAAAGAAAATCCTCAAAACCAGCCAGACATCGAGGCTTACACTTACCTTATTGAGCGTCAACTCAAGCCTGAAGCTCGTAAGGATATACCAGAGTTGCTCAGGAAACTCGATGTTAAACCTACCGCTATGATTGATCTTTCAGACGGTTTGAGCTCTGAGATCATACATTTATGTAAAAGTTCAGAGGTGGGAATGACTATTTATGAAGAGAAGATCCCTCTAGATCCCACGGTGATCAATGCGTGTGAAGAATTTAATCTGGACAGCACGACTATTGCTTTAAGTGGTGGTGAGGATTATGAACTGCTCTTCACCATTTCTCAAAACGATTATGAAAAGATCAAAGGCAATCCCAACCTAACCGTCATAGGTCATGCATTGCCTGCCTCGAGCGGTATGCATCTCGTGACGCGCGGTGGTGAGCAAGTAGAAATCAAGGCTCTGGGCTGGAACAGTTTTAATGAAACTGGAGAATAG
- a CDS encoding alpha/beta fold hydrolase translates to MNRPLVVLIHGFLGSAHQWDVIGDELSNHFEVVRYELPGHGNRFAEVFEYSIEDLADEVYAKIENHLSESIHVIGHSMGGYIAAALTGRHPEVLSNTVLINSITGPDSSVRIKNRNRSLRMIDRYHKAFVSMAISNLFNASEHNSHSESIELMKNQAAQIPETAVRNAIIAMRDRKGCTNEWPDSIRLTYIFSKNDPIIDDEIISNEARFLNADLHELDSGHMGIITHPKQIIEILKPILQFH, encoded by the coding sequence ATGAACCGTCCATTAGTTGTTTTAATTCACGGATTTCTAGGCAGTGCGCACCAATGGGATGTGATTGGGGACGAACTCTCTAATCATTTTGAGGTGGTAAGATATGAGCTACCCGGTCACGGCAATCGCTTTGCTGAAGTTTTTGAATACTCTATTGAAGATCTTGCCGATGAAGTTTACGCAAAAATTGAAAACCACCTCTCAGAATCTATTCATGTAATAGGCCATAGCATGGGTGGCTATATTGCCGCGGCACTCACGGGTCGACATCCAGAAGTCCTCTCAAACACTGTTTTAATCAATAGTATCACCGGTCCAGATTCATCAGTTAGGATTAAAAATCGCAATAGATCATTACGTATGATCGATCGTTATCACAAAGCATTTGTAAGTATGGCGATCAGTAATTTGTTCAATGCTAGTGAACATAATAGTCACTCTGAATCGATCGAATTAATGAAAAATCAGGCTGCCCAAATTCCCGAAACAGCCGTCAGAAATGCCATCATAGCTATGCGGGATCGCAAAGGCTGCACAAATGAATGGCCAGACTCTATACGATTAACGTATATTTTTAGCAAAAACGATCCTATCATCGATGACGAGATCATTTCAAATGAGGCTCGATTTTTAAACGCAGATCTTCATGAGCTCGATTCTGGACACATGGGAATCATAACCCACCCGAAACAAATCATTGAGATTTTAAAACCTATTCTCCAGTTTCATTAA